From Deferrisoma camini S3R1, the proteins below share one genomic window:
- a CDS encoding beta strand repeat-containing protein codes for MRRAIWAVAVVGLGLGIAACGGTGGGTGGDVGSTANSAPTADAGPDQNVATGSTVTLDGSASSDADGDPLTYAWGFVSKPSGSTATLSDAAAAKPSFTADLDGDYVLQLVVNDGTVDSTADSVTVTAATANSAPTADAGPDQNVATGSTVTLDGSASSDADGDPLTYAWSFVSKPSGSTATLSDAAAAKPSFTADLDGDYVLQLVVNDGTVDSTADSVTVTAATANSAPTADAGPDQNVVTGSTVTLDGSASSDADGDPLTYAWSFVSKPSGSTATLSDAAAAQPSFTADLDGDYVLQLVVNDGFVDSTADSVTITAFAPATPADALDDTFGRGGIAYWDNGGGSDSGQALLQAGGRFLVAVSTSLSYSSGETSIVAFDSSGVLDTTFGTDGVATWTLGGTSSGTSALAVQPDGKILAAGSAFASGVTTYKDMAVARFTADGVLDTTFGTDGIATWDSGGIDEAADVAVLDTGEIVLAGATAYPYDLVLARFLSDGSMDTSFGTGGSVTWDNSGGTDSAAAVAALSGGAIVVAGNTFVSGGTKDVVLLRYLSDGTLDPGFGTSGVVTWDGGQSDSAADMVVTDDGSILVVGTSDNGTDTDVLLLKFGADGALDTTFGSGGAVTWDGGGTSDQGLGLAVTADGKILVGGSTDGSGVVLRFSGAGQLDTTFGTNGVLTWSGGSVVVAFQVLSDGSVLAAGTENTGTDNDAAVLKLK; via the coding sequence ATGCGAAGAGCGATTTGGGCTGTGGCCGTGGTAGGGCTCGGTTTGGGAATCGCGGCGTGCGGCGGCACCGGGGGTGGAACCGGGGGTGATGTGGGATCGACCGCCAACTCCGCACCCACGGCTGATGCCGGCCCGGATCAGAACGTGGCCACCGGCTCCACCGTCACCCTCGACGGAAGCGCCAGCTCCGACGCCGACGGCGACCCGCTCACCTATGCCTGGGGCTTTGTCTCGAAGCCCTCGGGGAGCACGGCCACCCTGTCGGATGCGGCCGCGGCCAAGCCCTCCTTCACCGCCGACCTGGACGGTGACTACGTGCTGCAGCTCGTCGTCAACGACGGCACCGTGGACAGCACCGCTGACTCCGTGACCGTCACCGCGGCCACCGCCAACTCCGCACCCACGGCCGATGCCGGCCCGGATCAGAACGTGGCCACCGGCTCCACCGTCACCCTCGACGGAAGCGCCAGCTCCGACGCCGACGGCGACCCGCTCACCTATGCCTGGAGCTTCGTCTCGAAGCCCTCGGGGAGCACGGCCACCCTGTCGGACGCGGCCGCGGCCAAGCCCTCCTTCACCGCCGACCTGGACGGTGACTACGTGCTGCAGCTCGTCGTCAACGACGGCACCGTGGACAGCACCGCCGACTCCGTGACCGTCACCGCGGCCACCGCCAACTCCGCACCCACGGCCGACGCCGGCCCGGATCAGAACGTGGTCACCGGCTCCACCGTCACCCTCGACGGAAGCGCCAGCTCCGACGCCGACGGCGACCCGCTCACCTATGCCTGGAGCTTCGTCTCGAAGCCCTCGGGGAGCACGGCCACGCTGTCGGACGCGGCCGCGGCCCAACCCTCCTTCACCGCCGACCTGGACGGTGACTACGTGCTGCAGCTCGTCGTCAACGACGGCTTCGTGGACAGCACCGCCGACTCCGTGACCATCACCGCGTTCGCTCCGGCGACCCCCGCCGATGCGCTGGACGACACCTTCGGCCGGGGTGGCATCGCGTACTGGGACAACGGGGGAGGCAGCGACTCCGGCCAGGCCCTCCTCCAGGCTGGCGGACGTTTCCTGGTGGCGGTCTCCACATCGTTGAGCTACAGCTCGGGGGAGACCTCCATCGTGGCGTTCGATTCGTCCGGAGTCCTGGACACCACGTTCGGCACGGACGGGGTTGCCACGTGGACGCTGGGGGGCACGAGCAGCGGCACCTCTGCCCTGGCCGTGCAGCCCGACGGGAAGATCCTGGCGGCAGGCTCGGCCTTTGCCAGTGGCGTTACCACGTATAAGGACATGGCCGTCGCCCGGTTCACGGCGGACGGGGTGCTGGACACCACGTTCGGCACCGATGGCATCGCCACATGGGACTCCGGGGGGATCGACGAGGCCGCCGACGTGGCCGTTCTGGACACGGGCGAGATCGTCTTGGCCGGGGCGACCGCGTATCCGTACGACCTGGTGCTGGCCCGATTCCTCTCCGACGGGTCGATGGACACGTCGTTCGGGACGGGGGGATCGGTCACCTGGGACAACAGCGGCGGGACGGATAGCGCGGCCGCGGTGGCCGCCCTGTCCGGGGGAGCGATCGTGGTGGCCGGAAACACGTTCGTGAGCGGCGGCACGAAGGATGTCGTGCTCCTCCGTTACCTGTCCGACGGCACGCTGGACCCCGGTTTCGGGACGAGCGGGGTCGTGACCTGGGACGGGGGGCAGTCGGACTCCGCCGCGGACATGGTGGTGACGGACGACGGATCCATCCTCGTGGTAGGCACCTCGGACAACGGTACGGACACGGATGTGCTGCTCCTCAAGTTCGGAGCGGACGGGGCCCTGGACACCACCTTCGGTTCCGGCGGAGCGGTCACCTGGGACGGAGGTGGGACCTCCGACCAGGGCCTGGGTCTGGCCGTGACAGCCGACGGGAAGATCCTGGTCGGCGGATCCACCGACGGTTCCGGAGTGGTGCTCCGGTTCTCCGGCGCGGGCCAGTTGGACACGACCTTTGGCACGAACGGCGTGCTCACCTGGTCCGGAGGTTCCGTTGTCGTGGCGTTCCAGGTTCTTTCCGATGGGAGCGTTCTAGCCGCGGGCACCGAAAACACGGGCACGGACAACGACGCGGCCGTGCTGAAACTCAAGTGA
- the tyrS gene encoding tyrosine--tRNA ligase gives MTHVLDVLKDRGFVEQTTDEAELRELLRNPTTCYIGFDPTASSFHVGSLVPIMALAHMQRAGHRPIALVGGGTAMIGDPSGKTEMRKLLTREQIEANAQGLKAQLARFLDFDRGALLLNNAEWLLGLNYIEFLRDIGVHFSVNRMLAAESYRQRLETGLNFIEFNYMLLQAYDFLHLFRRYGCRVQMGGNDQWGNIVAGVELIRRTEGQAAHAITFPLITTASGAKMGKTAQGAIWLDPERTSPYDFYQYWINTEDPDVERFLGLFTFLPMDRVRELGRLEGAAIREAKEVLAFEVTRLVHGEAEARKARDASRALFGGGGRLDEAPTHEVDPARLAEGIEAFILLHEAGLTKSRGEARRLIGQGGAYLHGEPIRSFDQRITAADLRDGVILLRAGKKKYCVVRPGREG, from the coding sequence ATGACCCACGTGCTTGACGTGCTCAAGGACCGGGGGTTTGTGGAGCAGACCACCGACGAGGCGGAGCTGCGGGAGCTCCTGCGAAACCCCACCACCTGCTACATCGGGTTCGACCCCACGGCCTCGAGTTTCCACGTGGGCAGCCTGGTTCCGATCATGGCCCTGGCCCACATGCAGCGGGCCGGCCACCGACCCATCGCCCTGGTGGGGGGCGGCACGGCCATGATCGGAGACCCCTCGGGCAAAACCGAGATGCGCAAGCTCCTGACCCGGGAGCAGATCGAGGCCAACGCCCAGGGGCTCAAGGCCCAGCTCGCGAGGTTCCTCGACTTCGACCGCGGCGCGCTCCTGCTCAACAACGCCGAATGGCTGCTGGGGCTCAACTACATCGAGTTCCTGCGGGACATCGGGGTGCACTTCTCGGTGAACCGGATGCTCGCGGCCGAGTCGTACCGCCAGCGCCTGGAGACGGGGCTCAACTTCATCGAGTTCAACTACATGCTGCTCCAGGCATACGACTTCCTGCACCTGTTCCGCCGTTACGGCTGCCGGGTGCAGATGGGCGGCAACGACCAGTGGGGCAACATCGTGGCCGGGGTGGAGCTGATCCGGCGCACCGAGGGCCAGGCCGCCCACGCGATCACCTTCCCCCTGATCACCACGGCCTCGGGCGCCAAGATGGGCAAGACCGCCCAGGGCGCGATCTGGCTCGACCCGGAGCGCACCAGCCCCTACGACTTCTACCAGTACTGGATCAACACCGAGGATCCGGACGTGGAGCGGTTCCTGGGCCTGTTCACCTTTCTGCCCATGGACCGGGTCCGGGAGCTGGGCCGGCTCGAGGGCGCGGCGATCCGCGAGGCCAAGGAGGTGCTGGCCTTCGAGGTCACCCGCCTGGTGCACGGCGAGGCCGAGGCCCGAAAGGCCCGCGACGCCAGCCGAGCGCTGTTCGGAGGCGGGGGCCGGTTGGACGAGGCCCCCACCCACGAGGTGGACCCGGCCCGGCTGGCGGAGGGGATCGAGGCGTTCATCCTGCTCCACGAGGCCGGGCTGACCAAGAGCCGGGGGGAGGCCCGCCGGCTGATCGGCCAGGGCGGGGCCTACCTCCACGGCGAGCCGATCCGGTCGTTCGACCAGCGGATCACCGCGGCGGACCTGAGGGACGGGGTGATCCTTCTGCGCGCGGGGAAGAAGAAGTACTGCGTGGTCCGGCCCGGGCGGGAGGGGTAA
- a CDS encoding DMT family transporter — translation MGPHRRGPALLLAGGVAVISSAAILIRLCQAPSLAIAAYRLGIAAALLVGYDLARHRRLPPARSWPWFASAGLFLAVHFAAWIASLRYTTVASSVVLVTTNPLFVALFAWLLGEPPDRRTLAGIVLGLGGAVLIGWGDFGGGPAPLVGDGLALIGALAMSAYLTVGRRARAGLDARTYSTWVYAVAAVLLAAAVGITGTSVGPYPAATYGWLVLLALGPQILGHTAINAALAHLTAPAVALAILGEPVGSTLLAYLVLGEVPSVSTVAGGALILGGIALGLGGAGKPVTGRSRSP, via the coding sequence ATGGGCCCGCATCGCAGGGGGCCGGCGCTTCTGCTGGCGGGGGGCGTGGCGGTCATCTCCAGCGCGGCCATCCTGATCCGGCTGTGCCAGGCCCCGAGCCTGGCCATCGCGGCCTACCGGCTCGGGATCGCGGCCGCCCTGCTGGTGGGGTACGACCTCGCGCGCCACCGTCGCCTGCCCCCGGCCCGATCCTGGCCCTGGTTCGCCTCGGCCGGGCTGTTCCTGGCCGTGCACTTCGCCGCGTGGATCGCGAGCCTACGTTACACCACCGTGGCCAGCTCGGTGGTCTTGGTGACCACCAACCCCCTGTTCGTGGCGCTGTTCGCGTGGCTCCTGGGGGAGCCGCCCGACCGCCGGACCCTGGCGGGCATCGTCCTGGGGTTGGGGGGGGCGGTGCTGATCGGGTGGGGGGATTTCGGGGGCGGACCGGCGCCGCTGGTGGGGGACGGGCTCGCCCTGATCGGGGCGCTGGCCATGTCCGCCTACCTCACGGTGGGCCGCCGGGCCCGGGCCGGGTTGGACGCCCGGACCTACTCCACCTGGGTGTACGCCGTGGCCGCGGTGCTTCTGGCCGCTGCCGTGGGGATCACGGGCACGTCGGTGGGGCCGTACCCGGCCGCCACCTACGGGTGGCTGGTGCTCCTGGCCCTGGGGCCCCAGATCCTGGGCCACACGGCCATCAACGCGGCCCTGGCCCATCTGACCGCGCCAGCCGTGGCCCTGGCCATCCTGGGCGAGCCGGTGGGCTCGACCCTCCTGGCCTACCTCGTGCTGGGCGAGGTGCCCTCGGTCAGCACGGTGGCCGGCGGGGCGCTGATCCTGGGGGGCATCGCCCTGGGGCTGGGAGGGGCCGGGAAGCCGGTCACAGGTCGATCTCGTAGTCCTTGA
- a CDS encoding sigma-54-dependent transcriptional regulator — protein sequence MKDHSLLIVDDEAIVRETLASILAEEGYRVSEAGDGQEALDLLDEHGGDAFDFILCDIKMPRVDGLEFLRKARARGCAATIVMMSAYGTVDTALEALKLGAYDYISKPFKTDEVLLTLRKAEERERLIRENRALREAIRREYQFENLVARSARMRAVLELLAKVADYRTSVLLVGEAGTGKEMLARALHYNSRRSDGPLLKVNCRAMADAVLESELFGHEPGAVSDAPRARAGLFEQAQGGTVFLEDVDGLPAFLQVRLLRVLQEGVVRRAGGTADLPVDVRVVSSCRVDLKKAVSEGSFREDLYYRLSVIPVLVPPLRERREDIPLLVNRFLDRFARETGKSVTGVSAEGMEMLLRYRWPGNVRELESVIERAVVMAEGPVIDEAHLSPWIQDDQEGVFPGIGPDEYSIKKVVARVEEELIRRALRKTRGNRSRASRLLEISHRTLLYKIKDYEIDL from the coding sequence GTGAAAGACCATTCCCTGCTGATCGTGGACGACGAGGCGATCGTCCGGGAGACCCTGGCCTCGATCCTTGCCGAGGAGGGGTATCGGGTCTCGGAGGCCGGCGACGGGCAGGAGGCCCTGGACCTCCTGGACGAGCACGGGGGCGACGCCTTCGACTTCATCCTGTGCGACATCAAGATGCCCCGGGTCGACGGCCTGGAGTTCCTGCGGAAGGCCCGGGCCCGGGGCTGCGCGGCCACCATCGTCATGATGTCGGCCTACGGCACGGTGGACACCGCCCTCGAGGCCCTGAAGCTCGGCGCCTACGACTACATCTCCAAGCCGTTCAAAACCGACGAGGTGCTCCTGACCCTGCGCAAGGCCGAGGAGCGCGAGCGGCTGATCCGCGAGAATCGGGCCCTGCGCGAGGCGATCCGGCGGGAGTACCAGTTCGAGAACCTGGTGGCCCGCAGTGCCCGCATGCGGGCCGTGCTGGAGCTGCTGGCCAAGGTGGCCGACTACCGGACCAGCGTGCTCCTGGTGGGCGAGGCCGGCACCGGCAAGGAGATGCTGGCCCGGGCGCTTCACTACAACTCCCGGCGCAGCGACGGGCCGTTGCTGAAGGTGAACTGCCGGGCCATGGCCGACGCGGTGCTGGAGAGCGAGCTGTTCGGCCACGAGCCCGGCGCCGTGTCCGACGCCCCCCGGGCCCGGGCCGGCCTGTTCGAGCAGGCCCAGGGGGGCACGGTGTTCCTCGAGGACGTGGACGGCCTGCCGGCGTTCCTCCAGGTGCGGCTGCTGCGGGTGCTCCAGGAGGGCGTGGTGCGCCGGGCCGGCGGAACGGCCGACCTGCCGGTGGACGTGCGGGTGGTCAGCTCGTGCCGGGTGGACCTCAAGAAGGCCGTGTCCGAGGGGAGCTTCCGGGAGGACCTGTACTACCGGCTCAGCGTGATCCCGGTGCTGGTGCCGCCCCTGCGTGAGCGGCGGGAGGACATCCCCCTGCTGGTGAACCGGTTCCTGGACCGGTTCGCCCGGGAGACCGGCAAGTCGGTGACCGGCGTGAGCGCCGAGGGCATGGAGATGCTGCTGCGCTACCGGTGGCCGGGGAACGTGCGGGAGCTGGAGAGCGTGATCGAGCGGGCCGTGGTCATGGCCGAGGGCCCCGTGATCGACGAGGCCCACCTGAGCCCCTGGATCCAGGACGACCAGGAGGGCGTGTTCCCGGGCATCGGCCCCGACGAGTACTCCATCAAGAAGGTGGTGGCCCGGGTGGAGGAGGAGCTGATCCGGCGCGCCCTGCGCAAGACCCGGGGCAACCGGAGCCGGGCGAGCCGGCTGCTGGAGATCAGCCACCGCACCCTGCTGTACAAGATCAAGGACTACGAGATCGACCTGTGA
- a CDS encoding prepilin peptidase produces the protein MKPWYGIGLAAAAVLGAVVGSFLNVVIHRLPRGESLVRPPSHCPGCGRPVRPWDNVPIVSYLVLRGRCRDCGMRIPLRYPLVEALTAGLSGLLWVRFGPTPAFGVYFVFVAGLVAVTFIDLDHRIIPDSLSLGGMPAGLAASFVTGLGPVQSLLGIAVGSGLLLAVALGYRAVTGREGMGLGDVKFLGAVGAFLGWQAVLFTVFVSSLVGASVGVAWGLARGGGLRLEVPYGPFLALGAALYVYAGPELVTWYLGLLG, from the coding sequence TTGAAACCGTGGTACGGGATCGGGTTGGCCGCGGCGGCCGTGCTGGGGGCCGTGGTGGGCAGTTTCTTGAACGTGGTGATCCACCGCCTGCCCCGGGGCGAGTCGCTGGTGCGGCCGCCGAGCCACTGCCCCGGGTGCGGCCGTCCGGTGCGGCCCTGGGACAACGTGCCGATCGTGAGCTATCTGGTGCTCCGGGGCCGGTGCCGGGACTGCGGGATGCGCATCCCCCTGCGCTATCCCCTGGTCGAGGCCCTCACCGCCGGCCTGAGCGGCCTGCTTTGGGTGCGGTTCGGACCCACGCCCGCGTTCGGCGTCTACTTCGTGTTCGTGGCCGGTCTGGTGGCGGTGACCTTCATCGACCTGGACCACCGGATCATCCCCGACTCCCTGAGCCTGGGGGGGATGCCGGCCGGGCTGGCCGCCTCGTTCGTGACGGGGTTGGGGCCCGTCCAGAGCCTGCTGGGAATCGCCGTGGGCTCCGGCCTCCTGCTGGCCGTGGCCCTGGGGTACCGGGCGGTGACCGGCCGGGAGGGCATGGGGTTGGGCGACGTGAAGTTCCTCGGTGCGGTGGGGGCGTTCCTGGGGTGGCAGGCGGTGCTGTTCACGGTGTTCGTCTCGTCGCTGGTGGGGGCGTCCGTGGGCGTGGCCTGGGGCCTGGCGCGGGGCGGCGGGCTCCGGCTCGAGGTGCCCTACGGCCCGTTCCTGGCCCTGGGCGCGGCCCTGTATGTGTACGCCGGCCCGGAGCTCGTGACCTGGTACCTGGGGCTGCTGGGGTGA
- the tolQ gene encoding protein TolQ has product MHPWNGSSSILAMAFGSGPVVGGVLLLLVFASVLCWGIILYKFWVIRQAARQSRDFLEVFWGGNRFEAILAASQDLTESPLAQLFRAGYREWRRRRTRPQGQGEAEDLSPQLGRVEAVQRTLRLVADAEITRLERMLVFLATVASAGPFVGLFGTVWGIMDSFRQIGAMGTANLAVVAPGISEALIATATGLAAAIPAVVAYNYFNNAIKVLATEMEAFSSEFLNIVTHHDATRGAP; this is encoded by the coding sequence GTGCATCCCTGGAACGGTTCCTCCAGCATTCTGGCCATGGCCTTCGGGTCCGGGCCCGTGGTGGGGGGCGTGCTCCTCCTGCTGGTGTTCGCCTCGGTGCTGTGCTGGGGCATCATCCTCTACAAGTTCTGGGTGATCCGCCAGGCCGCCCGCCAGAGCCGGGACTTCCTGGAGGTGTTCTGGGGCGGCAACCGGTTCGAGGCCATCCTGGCGGCGTCCCAGGACCTGACGGAGAGCCCCCTCGCCCAACTGTTCCGTGCGGGCTACCGGGAGTGGCGCCGCCGCCGCACCCGCCCCCAGGGCCAGGGCGAAGCCGAGGACCTGTCCCCCCAACTGGGCCGGGTCGAGGCGGTCCAACGCACCCTGCGGCTCGTGGCCGACGCCGAGATCACCCGGCTGGAGCGGATGCTGGTGTTCCTGGCCACGGTGGCCAGCGCCGGCCCCTTCGTGGGTCTGTTCGGCACGGTGTGGGGGATCATGGACTCGTTCCGCCAGATCGGGGCCATGGGCACGGCCAACCTGGCCGTGGTGGCCCCCGGCATCTCCGAGGCCCTGATCGCCACGGCCACCGGTCTGGCCGCGGCCATCCCGGCCGTGGTGGCGTACAACTACTTCAACAACGCCATCAAGGTGCTGGCCACCGAGATGGAGGCGTTCTCGAGCGAGTTCCTCAACATCGTGACCCACCACGACGCGACGAGGGGCGCCCCATGA
- a CDS encoding ExbD/TolR family protein: protein MNAPGPAGGRTARTHLAEINVTPLVDVMLVLLIIFMVAAPMIQQGVDVNLPEVVATELPAQTDLMVISVDRAGRVFLGNTPVPMEALAEKLGAIYRRKGTKEAFLRADRDVPYGVVVRVMAEAKRAGIERLGMITEPPEEP from the coding sequence ATGAACGCACCGGGCCCGGCGGGCGGCCGCACGGCCCGCACCCACCTGGCCGAGATCAACGTCACCCCTTTGGTCGACGTGATGCTCGTGCTGCTGATCATCTTCATGGTCGCGGCGCCCATGATCCAACAGGGGGTGGACGTGAACCTGCCCGAGGTGGTGGCCACCGAGCTGCCCGCCCAGACCGACCTGATGGTCATCTCGGTGGACCGCGCCGGGCGGGTGTTCCTGGGCAACACGCCCGTCCCCATGGAGGCCCTTGCCGAGAAGCTCGGCGCGATCTACCGCCGCAAAGGGACCAAGGAGGCGTTCCTCCGGGCCGACCGGGACGTGCCCTATGGGGTGGTCGTGCGGGTCATGGCCGAGGCCAAGCGCGCCGGCATCGAACGGCTCGGCATGATCACCGAGCCCCCTGAGGAGCCGTGA
- a CDS encoding energy transducer TonB, translating into MRVDRYHGLFGDRRDHRVWKALGFSAVLHAALFLAFGRFHIRPVERTFYAPIQVVNLVPPSGRSKPGGVVGTPRRASPAAPKVKTPTKPKPKAKSKPKAKARVVSRPPKPKPKPSPTRPSAARPKPAPAQVARPKGSAAPAPAPEPNPEALERKVAERIAAMRAKHAQAPPPAPASADDRSELGERRVGQAIEAIRRRIDQASAGGPGGSGAAGISGSRTALEEVRLRAYYNRLWERVKDHWTIPPGLKGRDLSVIVSVVLDRQGRILRRVVEESSGSEAFDTAALMALERAQPLPPMPDEVRDETLEVGFRFHGE; encoded by the coding sequence GTGAGAGTCGACCGATACCACGGCCTGTTCGGCGACCGCCGCGACCACCGCGTCTGGAAGGCCCTGGGGTTTTCGGCGGTGCTCCACGCGGCCCTGTTCCTGGCGTTCGGGCGGTTCCACATCCGGCCCGTCGAACGCACGTTCTACGCCCCGATCCAGGTGGTGAACCTGGTGCCGCCCTCCGGCCGGTCCAAGCCGGGCGGGGTCGTGGGCACGCCCCGACGCGCCTCCCCCGCGGCACCGAAGGTCAAGACCCCGACGAAGCCGAAGCCCAAGGCGAAGAGCAAACCCAAGGCGAAGGCCAGGGTCGTCTCCCGCCCCCCCAAGCCGAAACCCAAGCCGTCCCCCACCCGGCCCTCCGCGGCCCGGCCCAAACCTGCGCCGGCCCAGGTGGCCCGGCCCAAGGGGTCTGCCGCGCCCGCGCCGGCACCGGAGCCCAACCCCGAGGCCTTGGAGCGGAAGGTCGCCGAGCGGATCGCCGCCATGCGCGCCAAGCATGCGCAGGCCCCGCCGCCGGCCCCCGCGTCGGCCGACGACCGATCGGAGCTGGGGGAACGCCGGGTGGGGCAGGCCATCGAGGCGATCCGCCGGCGCATCGACCAGGCGTCGGCCGGGGGCCCGGGGGGGTCCGGCGCCGCCGGTATCTCGGGCAGCCGCACGGCCCTCGAGGAGGTGCGGCTCCGAGCCTACTACAACCGCCTGTGGGAACGGGTCAAGGACCACTGGACCATCCCCCCCGGCCTGAAGGGCCGGGACCTGTCGGTGATCGTCTCGGTGGTGCTCGACCGCCAGGGCAGAATCCTCCGCAGGGTGGTGGAGGAGTCCTCGGGCAGCGAGGCGTTCGACACCGCGGCGTTGATGGCCCTGGAAAGGGCCCAGCCCCTGCCCCCCATGCCGGACGAGGTGCGAGATGAAACCCTGGAGGTGGGTTTCCGATTCCACGGCGAGTAG
- a CDS encoding septal ring lytic transglycosylase RlpA family protein: MLLLALVAACAGPPPPGTYRVKGRIYRPLPSARGYVAEGLASWYGPGFHGRPTASGEPFDMYAATAAHRTLPLGTRVRITNLENGRSAVARINDRGPFVEGRIIDLSYGVARKLGMVEAGVARVRVEALDGVTDERGPLAWQVGAFRVAANAERLRARLDGRFGRAWVERFDRGDAVFLRVRVGPFPDRKAARDALARLRDLGLRPFLVRIDEP, translated from the coding sequence GTGCTCCTGCTCGCCTTGGTGGCCGCCTGTGCCGGGCCTCCCCCGCCGGGGACGTACCGGGTCAAGGGCCGGATCTACCGGCCGCTGCCCTCGGCCCGGGGCTACGTGGCCGAGGGCCTGGCCTCGTGGTATGGTCCTGGATTCCACGGTCGGCCCACGGCCAGCGGGGAGCCGTTCGACATGTACGCGGCCACCGCGGCCCACCGCACCCTGCCCCTGGGAACCCGGGTTCGGATCACCAACCTGGAGAACGGCCGGTCCGCCGTCGCCCGGATCAACGACCGGGGACCGTTCGTGGAGGGCCGGATCATCGACCTCTCCTACGGCGTGGCCCGGAAGCTGGGCATGGTCGAGGCCGGGGTGGCCCGGGTGCGAGTCGAGGCCCTGGACGGGGTGACCGACGAGCGCGGCCCCCTGGCCTGGCAGGTGGGGGCGTTCCGGGTGGCGGCGAACGCCGAGCGGCTCCGGGCGCGCCTGGACGGGCGGTTCGGAAGGGCGTGGGTCGAACGGTTCGACCGGGGGGATGCGGTGTTCCTGAGGGTGCGGGTGGGGCCCTTCCCCGACCGGAAGGCGGCCCGAGACGCCCTGGCACGGCTCCGGGACCTGGGTCTTCGGCCCTTCCTGGTACGGATCGACGAGCCATGA